In the Myxococcota bacterium genome, one interval contains:
- a CDS encoding DUF1329 domain-containing protein, whose amino-acid sequence MRITSLLLLGLALLAIARVSHAEVKAGDVITAANASAVHGLIPDELVQYTIQNFPELEMKIVATESFTPDVKYVDATVRYACQAKIGPRGELLNYTAGQPFPFSEWAKAATEHKCDLSADDPQVALKLAWDFNYRWQAGGTHMPHTGQSYWRGKGDNTWKIAQGQYRRTYFSHRADLLPQTTDLVPNTDLEYAEYNETAAPFDIRGQRFLVYRYKNALERDDDAWAYIPQLRRVRRISATERADSLFGTDFTFEDLYLFSGHIWEHDWKYQGDQTVLAAMDSQRKCFPLNVSGWNANEIAQLGNDAQFLACKWGPYRALPFVGETWQKRVAVKLEQVPKSPSHPYSRRILWYDKETFSPLMGLSWDREGKPFRLTWYVGRWSEHTGIAGDRGKRVNHMAASMVVNVRDQLSNLFLFYSANAQTFGAAESLKYFDTTRLKTEGR is encoded by the coding sequence ATGCGGATCACGTCGCTCTTGCTGCTCGGACTGGCGCTGCTCGCGATCGCGCGGGTGAGCCACGCCGAGGTGAAGGCGGGGGACGTGATCACCGCCGCGAACGCGAGCGCGGTGCACGGGCTGATTCCCGACGAGCTGGTCCAGTACACGATCCAGAACTTCCCCGAGCTCGAGATGAAGATCGTGGCCACGGAGTCCTTCACGCCCGACGTGAAGTACGTCGACGCGACCGTCCGCTACGCCTGCCAGGCGAAGATCGGGCCGCGCGGGGAGCTCTTGAACTACACCGCCGGCCAGCCCTTCCCGTTCTCGGAGTGGGCCAAGGCGGCGACCGAGCACAAGTGCGACCTCAGCGCCGACGACCCGCAGGTCGCGCTCAAGCTGGCCTGGGATTTCAACTACCGCTGGCAGGCGGGCGGGACTCACATGCCGCACACCGGGCAGAGCTACTGGCGCGGGAAGGGCGACAACACCTGGAAGATCGCGCAGGGCCAGTACCGCCGGACCTACTTCAGTCACCGCGCCGATCTCCTGCCGCAGACCACCGACCTCGTGCCCAATACCGACCTCGAGTACGCCGAGTACAACGAGACCGCGGCGCCCTTCGACATTCGCGGGCAGCGCTTCCTCGTGTACCGCTACAAGAACGCGCTCGAGCGCGACGACGACGCCTGGGCCTACATTCCGCAGCTGCGCCGAGTGCGGCGGATCTCGGCCACCGAGCGCGCCGACTCACTCTTCGGCACGGACTTCACGTTCGAGGACCTGTATCTGTTCTCGGGTCACATCTGGGAGCACGACTGGAAGTACCAGGGCGACCAGACGGTGCTGGCGGCCATGGACTCGCAGCGCAAGTGCTTCCCGCTGAACGTCTCGGGCTGGAACGCCAACGAGATCGCCCAGCTCGGCAACGACGCGCAGTTCCTGGCCTGCAAGTGGGGCCCCTACCGGGCGCTGCCGTTCGTGGGCGAGACCTGGCAGAAGCGCGTGGCCGTGAAGCTCGAGCAGGTGCCCAAGAGCCCCTCGCACCCCTACAGCCGGCGCATCCTCTGGTACGACAAGGAGACCTTCTCGCCGCTGATGGGTCTCTCGTGGGACCGCGAGGGCAAGCCGTTCCGACTCACCTGGTACGTCGGCCGCTGGAGCGAGCACACCGGCATCGCGGGCGACCGGGGCAAGCGCGTGAATCACATGGCGGCCTCGATGGTCGTGAACGTTCGCGACCAGCTCTCGAACCTGTTCCTGTTCTACAGCGCGAACGCGCAGACCTTCGGCGCGGCGGAGTCGCTGAAGTACTTCGACACCACGCGGCTCAAGACGGAAGGGCGTTGA
- a CDS encoding M48 family metalloprotease produces the protein MSAALALALAGCITQSGEQQLGDEEAKKVEEQMGFVRDPALVAYVRALGAKLVAVSERPEGPWTFEVVDTREPNAFALPGGHVYVTRGLLVLTNSEDELAGVIGHEMAHVTARHSVKRIGAAVATAPVTIATGLAGFAVGIVSPMLGSAVAGTGEMITNGLVIAPYSREQEHDADEIGQALAAKAGYDPAALARFLHTLDRDFALQPGEKRTFHFLDSHPLTPDRVARLEERAPTLTRAASSPIAAGRSAFVTRLDGLVVGEDPAQGVFQNERFLHPDLGFALDFPAGWTTQNTNESVGAISPSKDAAVVLHLAAQDSSLDQVLKELTEKQSDLSFERIRVNGLPAARTTLSGRGQVNVITLIELQKTVYGVVGQSADSTAKQYGRVFRSTAGSFRALSAKERQSIRESRLRVRPARAGETPAAIAKRTSSTWDADRVAVANGVAATDAFQAGWPVKLALPQAYAPRGR, from the coding sequence GTGAGCGCGGCGTTGGCCCTGGCGCTGGCGGGCTGCATCACGCAGTCCGGCGAACAGCAGCTCGGCGACGAGGAGGCCAAGAAGGTCGAGGAGCAGATGGGCTTCGTGCGCGATCCCGCGCTCGTGGCCTACGTGCGCGCGCTCGGCGCGAAGCTCGTGGCCGTGTCGGAGCGGCCCGAGGGCCCCTGGACGTTCGAGGTGGTCGACACGCGCGAGCCCAACGCGTTCGCGCTGCCGGGCGGGCACGTGTACGTGACGCGCGGGCTGCTCGTGCTGACGAACTCGGAGGACGAGCTCGCGGGCGTGATCGGGCACGAGATGGCGCACGTGACCGCGCGCCACTCGGTGAAGCGCATCGGGGCGGCGGTCGCGACCGCGCCCGTGACGATCGCGACCGGTCTCGCGGGCTTCGCGGTCGGCATCGTGAGCCCCATGCTCGGCAGCGCCGTGGCGGGCACGGGGGAGATGATCACGAACGGGCTCGTGATCGCGCCGTACAGCCGCGAGCAGGAGCACGATGCCGACGAGATCGGTCAGGCACTCGCGGCCAAGGCGGGCTACGACCCCGCCGCGCTCGCGCGCTTCCTGCACACGCTCGACCGCGACTTCGCGCTGCAACCGGGCGAGAAGCGGACCTTCCACTTCCTCGACAGTCACCCGCTCACTCCGGATCGCGTGGCGCGGCTCGAGGAGCGCGCGCCCACGCTGACTCGCGCCGCGTCGAGTCCGATCGCGGCGGGCCGGAGCGCGTTCGTGACTCGGCTCGACGGGCTCGTGGTCGGTGAGGACCCGGCCCAGGGCGTGTTCCAGAACGAGCGCTTCCTGCACCCCGACCTCGGCTTCGCGCTCGACTTCCCGGCCGGCTGGACCACGCAGAACACGAACGAGTCCGTGGGCGCGATCAGCCCGTCGAAAGACGCGGCGGTCGTGCTCCACCTGGCCGCGCAGGACTCGAGCCTCGATCAGGTGTTGAAGGAGCTGACCGAGAAGCAGAGCGACTTGAGCTTCGAGCGCATCCGGGTGAATGGCCTGCCCGCGGCGCGCACCACGCTCTCGGGGCGGGGCCAGGTCAACGTGATCACGCTGATCGAGCTCCAGAAGACCGTCTATGGCGTGGTGGGCCAGAGTGCGGACTCGACCGCCAAGCAGTACGGCCGCGTGTTCCGCAGCACGGCAGGCAGCTTCCGCGCGCTGTCCGCGAAGGAGCGCCAGTCGATCCGCGAGTCACGGCTGCGAGTGCGGCCGGCGCGCGCAGGCGAGACACCGGCCGCGATCGCCAAGCGCACGAGCTCGACCTGGGACGCCGACCGCGTGGCGGTGGCGAACGGCGTCGCCGCGACCGACGCCTTCCAGGCGGGCTGGCCGGTGAAGCTGGCCTTGCCGCAGGCCTACGCGCCGCGCGGCCGCTGA
- a CDS encoding catalase family peroxidase: protein MRILRATTLAAAILTTAVTGRADDSLAVQIVDAMNKVYGVHPGFRANHAKGIVAEGSFEPAPEASKLSVSPLFSSGKVPVTVRFSDAGGVPTVPDLSPGANPHGLAVKFHLAGGDTDMVTNSLKTFPVATGEEFRDLHLAIAASPPDAPKPTPLDTFIASHPSVPKALGSVGIPGSFADEEYHGVNAFVFSNAAGQKQAVRYVISPEKLVHLSAEDAAKLPPDYLADELQKRLAKGPVTFQLKAQLAAPSDPTRDATQAWPDDRPIAPLGVLTLTKADPDSAEAQKKLLFLPTLLTDGIAPSDDPLILLRTQAYIISFARRSAPPAPHP, encoded by the coding sequence ATGAGAATTCTGCGAGCGACGACGCTGGCCGCTGCGATCCTGACGACCGCTGTCACGGGCCGCGCAGATGACTCGCTCGCGGTGCAGATCGTCGACGCCATGAACAAGGTCTACGGTGTGCACCCCGGCTTCCGGGCCAACCACGCGAAGGGCATCGTGGCAGAGGGAAGCTTCGAGCCTGCGCCCGAAGCCTCGAAGCTCAGTGTCTCGCCGCTGTTCTCGAGCGGGAAGGTCCCGGTCACCGTCCGTTTCTCCGACGCGGGTGGCGTCCCGACCGTACCGGACCTCTCCCCCGGGGCCAACCCGCACGGACTGGCCGTCAAGTTCCATCTCGCGGGCGGAGACACCGACATGGTCACGAACTCGCTCAAGACCTTTCCGGTGGCGACCGGCGAAGAGTTCCGCGATCTGCACCTGGCGATTGCCGCGAGCCCGCCCGACGCGCCCAAGCCCACCCCGCTCGACACCTTCATCGCGAGTCACCCGAGCGTGCCCAAGGCGCTGGGCAGCGTGGGCATTCCCGGAAGCTTCGCCGACGAGGAGTACCACGGCGTGAACGCCTTCGTGTTCAGCAACGCGGCGGGTCAGAAGCAGGCGGTGCGCTACGTGATCTCCCCCGAGAAGCTGGTGCACCTGAGTGCCGAGGATGCGGCGAAGCTACCCCCGGACTATCTCGCCGACGAGCTGCAGAAACGGCTCGCGAAAGGGCCGGTGACTTTTCAGCTGAAGGCGCAGCTCGCAGCGCCCTCCGATCCGACCCGGGATGCGACACAGGCCTGGCCCGACGACCGCCCGATCGCGCCGCTCGGCGTGCTCACCCTCACCAAGGCGGACCCCGACAGCGCCGAAGCGCAGAAGAAGCTGCTCTTCCTGCCCACCCTGCTCACGGACGGGATCGCGCCTTCGGACGACCCGCTGATCCTCTTGCGCACCCAGGCCTACATCATCTCGTTCGCGCGGCGCAGCGCTCCGCCTGCCCCGCATCCTTAG
- a CDS encoding HlyD family secretion protein produces MLAGSALAALVALFLLVPRLYRAFTTVSTDDAYVSGHVTYVAARVPGQVARVLVDDNNRVHKGDLLVALDKEPYEVRVSIAQAAVTSAQANFDAMLAQTRGLAADARSLRYTLQRAGENVNDQVALLHAKIATLESKKATLARVEVDYKRAEALVKADAASRQQFDNANEARRVAQAEVERAQQEVYQVRVGLGLSPQPPPGEDLASVPRDLQQTYSKVKEAQGKLMQVASRLGVVQPFNVTPEEMLAEFYRRDPDGNVDRILEALVRSAPAVKQAEAKVGEAQRNLDEAQLRLRYCDVVAEIDGVVTRRSVNPGNNIVEGQSLMALRSLSEIWVDANFKETQLASLRIGQPVDLDVDMYGSAKRFQGRISGFANGTGATLALLPPENATGNFVKVVQRLPVRIDLVDYDPNQTPLFVGLSVTPRVHVHETPTGPHAGQVLQPYLAAPEAAKTGQ; encoded by the coding sequence GTGCTCGCCGGCTCGGCGCTCGCTGCCCTGGTGGCGCTCTTCCTGCTCGTGCCGCGCCTCTACCGCGCCTTCACCACGGTCTCGACCGACGACGCCTACGTGAGTGGCCACGTGACCTACGTGGCGGCGCGCGTGCCGGGTCAGGTGGCCCGGGTGCTGGTCGACGACAACAACCGCGTGCACAAGGGCGACCTCTTGGTGGCGCTCGACAAGGAGCCGTACGAGGTGCGGGTCTCGATCGCGCAAGCGGCCGTGACCTCGGCGCAGGCCAACTTCGACGCCATGCTGGCGCAGACACGAGGCCTGGCCGCTGACGCGCGCAGCCTGCGTTACACGCTGCAGCGTGCCGGCGAGAACGTGAACGACCAGGTCGCGCTGCTCCACGCCAAGATCGCCACGCTCGAGTCGAAGAAGGCCACCCTGGCGCGCGTGGAGGTCGACTACAAGCGCGCGGAGGCTCTGGTGAAGGCCGACGCCGCCAGCCGCCAGCAGTTCGACAACGCGAACGAGGCGCGCCGCGTGGCGCAGGCCGAGGTCGAGCGCGCGCAGCAGGAGGTGTACCAGGTGCGCGTGGGCCTGGGCCTCTCGCCGCAGCCGCCGCCGGGTGAGGACCTGGCTTCGGTTCCGCGTGACTTGCAGCAGACCTACTCGAAGGTGAAGGAGGCGCAGGGCAAGCTGATGCAGGTCGCGTCGCGGCTGGGCGTGGTGCAGCCCTTCAACGTCACTCCCGAGGAGATGCTCGCCGAGTTCTACCGCCGCGACCCCGACGGCAACGTCGACCGCATTCTCGAAGCGCTGGTCCGCAGCGCCCCCGCCGTGAAGCAGGCCGAGGCCAAGGTGGGGGAGGCGCAGCGCAACCTCGACGAGGCGCAGCTGCGCCTGCGCTACTGCGACGTGGTGGCGGAGATCGACGGCGTGGTCACGCGCCGCAGCGTGAACCCGGGCAACAACATCGTCGAAGGTCAGTCACTCATGGCGCTGCGCTCGCTCTCCGAGATCTGGGTCGATGCCAACTTCAAGGAGACCCAGCTCGCCTCGCTGCGCATCGGCCAGCCGGTGGACCTCGACGTCGACATGTACGGCAGCGCGAAGCGCTTCCAGGGCCGCATCAGCGGCTTCGCCAACGGCACGGGCGCGACGCTGGCGCTGCTCCCGCCCGAGAACGCCACGGGCAACTTCGTGAAGGTGGTGCAGCGGCTGCCGGTGCGCATCGACCTGGTCGACTACGACCCCAATCAGACGCCGCTCTTCGTGGGTCTCTCGGTCACGCCGCGCGTGCACGTGCACGAGACACCGACCGGACCCCACGCGGGGCAGGTGCTGCAGCCCTATCTCGCCGCCCCCGAGGCTGCAAAGACCGGACAGTGA
- a CDS encoding DUF2721 domain-containing protein translates to MPYPDAINDLPRAIQLALAPVFLLTGIAGMLNVMTGRLSRIVDRGRALTEGRPGVAPTADVERELVDLERRRRCVGIAITACTVAALLLCTVIASLFLEYMIGAPLHWLVGGLFTGSTLALVVGLAFFLREVHLATRRTRLWTAPKN, encoded by the coding sequence ATGCCCTACCCCGACGCGATCAACGACCTGCCCCGGGCGATCCAGCTCGCGCTCGCGCCCGTGTTCCTGCTGACCGGCATCGCCGGCATGCTGAACGTGATGACCGGCCGGCTCTCGCGGATCGTCGACCGCGGCCGCGCACTCACCGAGGGCCGCCCGGGCGTGGCGCCGACGGCCGACGTCGAGCGCGAGCTGGTCGACTTGGAGCGGCGCAGACGCTGCGTGGGCATCGCCATCACCGCGTGCACGGTGGCCGCCCTGTTGCTGTGCACGGTGATCGCGTCGCTGTTTCTCGAGTACATGATCGGGGCGCCGCTCCACTGGCTCGTGGGCGGGCTGTTCACCGGCTCGACCCTGGCGCTCGTCGTCGGCCTGGCGTTCTTCCTGCGCGAGGTGCACCTGGCGACGCGTCGCACCCGGCTCTGGACCGCGCCGAAGAACTAG
- a CDS encoding acyl-CoA dehydrogenase family protein: MSEGAKPLLARVKEFVKKEVEPITYEFFRLGANRAERWSWAPGQLELLDSVKAKAKKQGLWNFFLPDADTGEGLKNLDYAYIASELGKNPLASECLNCSAPDTGNMEVLERVGTPEQKKRWLEPLLQGEIRSAYAMTEPDLASSDAKNISCQAVLEGNQWVINGEKYYISGVGDPRCKIMIVMVQTSPDAPPHLRQSQILVPTDAPGFEILGPMHVFGKDDAPHGHMHIRFTDCRVPKENMLLGEGRGFEISQVRLGPGRIHHCMRSIGAAERAIELMAKRGLTRQAFGKRLSDLGKNTEVIARARVEIEAMRMMVLKAAKAMDVLGNQAARVWVSAIKAMVPERVCKIIDEAIQIHGATGVSQWTPLADMYASQRTLRLADGPDEVHWFVVGRAELARWVEQGASQYDPKTAYMSLPKDGNPSGKVFSGP; the protein is encoded by the coding sequence ATGTCCGAGGGCGCGAAGCCGCTGCTCGCGCGCGTCAAGGAATTCGTGAAGAAGGAGGTCGAGCCGATCACCTACGAGTTCTTCCGGCTGGGCGCGAACCGCGCCGAGCGCTGGTCGTGGGCGCCGGGTCAGCTGGAGCTGCTCGACTCAGTCAAGGCCAAGGCCAAGAAGCAGGGCCTGTGGAACTTCTTCCTGCCCGACGCCGACACCGGCGAGGGCCTGAAGAACCTGGACTACGCGTACATCGCCTCCGAGCTGGGCAAGAACCCCCTGGCGTCGGAGTGTCTCAACTGCTCGGCGCCCGACACGGGCAACATGGAGGTGCTCGAGCGCGTGGGCACGCCCGAGCAGAAGAAGCGCTGGCTCGAGCCGCTGCTGCAGGGCGAGATTCGCTCCGCGTACGCCATGACCGAGCCCGACCTGGCCTCTTCCGACGCGAAGAACATCTCGTGTCAGGCCGTGCTCGAGGGCAATCAGTGGGTGATCAACGGCGAGAAGTACTACATCTCGGGCGTCGGTGACCCGCGCTGCAAGATCATGATCGTGATGGTGCAGACCAGCCCCGACGCGCCGCCGCATCTGCGCCAGTCACAGATCCTGGTCCCGACCGACGCGCCGGGCTTCGAGATCCTGGGCCCCATGCACGTGTTCGGCAAAGACGACGCGCCGCACGGTCACATGCACATCCGCTTCACCGACTGCCGCGTACCGAAAGAGAACATGCTGCTCGGCGAAGGCCGCGGCTTCGAGATCTCGCAGGTGCGCCTGGGCCCGGGCCGCATCCACCACTGCATGCGCTCGATCGGCGCCGCCGAGCGCGCGATCGAGCTCATGGCCAAACGCGGACTCACTCGGCAGGCGTTCGGCAAGCGCCTGTCCGACCTGGGCAAGAACACCGAGGTGATCGCGCGCGCCCGCGTCGAGATCGAGGCCATGCGCATGATGGTGCTGAAGGCCGCGAAGGCCATGGACGTGCTCGGCAACCAGGCGGCGCGCGTGTGGGTGAGCGCGATCAAGGCCATGGTGCCCGAGCGCGTGTGCAAGATCATCGACGAGGCGATCCAGATCCACGGCGCGACCGGTGTCTCGCAGTGGACGCCGCTCGCCGACATGTACGCGAGTCAGCGCACGCTGCGCCTGGCGGACGGCCCCGACGAGGTGCACTGGTTCGTCGTCGGCCGCGCCGAGCTGGCGCGCTGGGTCGAGCAAGGCGCGAGTCAGTACGACCCGAAGACCGCCTACATGTCGCTGCCGAAGGATGGCAACCCCTCGGGCAAGGTGTTCAGCGGACCGTAG
- a CDS encoding DHA2 family efflux MFS transporter permease subunit — protein sequence MNPWLVAAAVVVPTFMEVLDTTIANVALRYISGGLSSPATDSEWVITSYLAANAIVLPISGWLAARLGRRNYFLTSIAVFTIASALCGMAPSLGFLIGARVLQGLAGGGLQPSSQAILLDAFPVEKQGAAQTVFGVAALLAPVFGPTLGGYITDNYGWEWIFYLNVPVGLFAFLTCRRLVRDPEYLVAERERSRSQRRPFDTPGLVLLAVTMISWEILLSKGQEWDWLGDPFLRIQTLLALFVLGLGGLVWRELRVANPLVNLRTLADRNFRSCCMIIFVLFGVLYANTVTLPALLQSLFGYDATTSGLVLSPAGLAAVVMLVVSGTLLQRGVDARYLMSAGVILLAVGNFWLGQLTLDVGPWHVVWRRLVVVAGLSMCFPPLNVAAFLYLPKETRGAAVGLLALLRNEGGSVGTSLAQIIQQRREQFHTLRLGDGLDALNPALADWLRRAQEFFMQQTGDAPLSSQLALEALARLRQRQALSLAFFDVFVILAVVSVVLVPLLLLMRRSVADKGAHVAAE from the coding sequence GTGAACCCCTGGCTCGTCGCGGCGGCCGTCGTCGTGCCCACCTTCATGGAGGTGCTGGACACGACCATCGCCAACGTGGCGCTGCGCTACATCTCCGGAGGGCTCTCGTCGCCGGCCACGGACAGTGAGTGGGTGATCACGAGCTACCTCGCCGCCAACGCGATCGTGCTGCCCATCTCGGGCTGGCTGGCCGCGCGCCTGGGCCGGCGCAACTACTTCCTGACGTCGATCGCGGTGTTCACGATCGCGTCGGCGCTGTGCGGCATGGCCCCGAGCCTGGGCTTCCTGATCGGCGCGCGCGTATTGCAGGGCCTGGCCGGCGGCGGGCTCCAGCCCTCGAGTCAGGCGATCCTGCTCGACGCCTTCCCGGTCGAGAAGCAGGGCGCCGCGCAGACCGTGTTCGGCGTGGCCGCGCTGCTGGCGCCGGTGTTCGGACCGACGCTGGGCGGATACATCACCGACAACTACGGCTGGGAGTGGATCTTCTACCTGAACGTGCCGGTGGGTCTGTTCGCGTTCCTGACCTGCCGCAGGCTGGTCCGGGACCCCGAGTATCTCGTGGCGGAGCGCGAGCGCAGCCGCAGCCAGCGCCGGCCGTTCGACACGCCGGGGCTCGTGCTGCTGGCCGTGACGATGATTTCCTGGGAGATCCTGCTCAGCAAGGGGCAGGAGTGGGACTGGCTGGGAGATCCCTTCCTCCGGATCCAGACGCTGCTGGCGTTGTTCGTGCTCGGGCTGGGCGGGCTGGTCTGGCGCGAGCTGCGCGTCGCGAACCCGCTGGTGAACCTGCGGACGCTCGCCGACCGGAACTTCCGCTCCTGCTGCATGATCATCTTCGTGCTGTTCGGCGTGCTCTACGCCAACACGGTGACGCTCCCGGCGCTGCTGCAGTCACTCTTCGGCTACGACGCCACCACCTCGGGGCTGGTGCTGTCGCCGGCCGGGCTCGCGGCCGTCGTCATGCTGGTGGTCTCGGGCACGCTCCTGCAGCGCGGAGTCGACGCGCGCTACCTGATGAGCGCGGGCGTGATCCTGCTGGCCGTGGGCAACTTCTGGCTGGGACAGCTCACGCTCGACGTCGGCCCGTGGCACGTGGTGTGGCGGCGGCTGGTCGTGGTTGCCGGTCTGTCCATGTGCTTCCCGCCGTTGAACGTGGCGGCCTTCCTCTATCTGCCCAAGGAGACGCGGGGCGCGGCGGTGGGGCTGCTTGCGCTCTTGCGCAACGAGGGCGGCAGCGTCGGGACGTCGCTCGCGCAGATCATCCAGCAGCGCCGCGAGCAGTTCCACACGCTGCGGCTGGGCGATGGTCTCGACGCGCTGAACCCGGCGCTCGCCGACTGGCTACGGCGCGCGCAGGAGTTCTTCATGCAGCAGACCGGCGACGCGCCGCTCTCGAGCCAGCTCGCGCTCGAGGCGCTGGCCCGCCTGCGCCAGCGGCAGGCGCTGTCACTCGCGTTCTTCGACGTGTTCGTGATCCTGGCGGTCGTCTCGGTCGTGCTGGTGCCGCTCCTGCTCTTGATGCGCCGCTCGGTCGCCGACAAAGGGGCTCACGTCGCGGCCGAGTGA
- a CDS encoding FAD-binding oxidoreductase has protein sequence MRTPDYREVSLWFDTLPEGAVQPRAPLEGDADFDVAIVGAGYSGLWTAYYLKRLRPELRIGIVESEVAGYGASGRNGGWCVGLLAGVEGLMHRPERRADGLALQREMYATVDEVGRVAAAEGIDCHFRKGGSARVAVTRAEERDLRKLSDSLADWFGSENFRWLEPDEAATHVRLAGGRGGMYTPHCAALHPARLARGLAECVERLGVRIFEGSPVLRLEPGFAQTARGTVRAPLVVRATEGYTPELPGHHRALLPMHSWMLATEPLPDSVWKEIGLPNAETFGDGRRVTTYGQRTADGRLAFGGCGTYRYGSRILRDFPVTHENFAELERIVRALLPPLGDARITHRWAGTLGVPRNLQTRVGLDRARGLGWIGGYFGEGVAASNLAGHTLAELIAGADTERTKLALVGAPSRAWEPEPLRWLAVRGALGAAAAADRASSAGHAARFADRWLAKLAVR, from the coding sequence ATGCGCACGCCCGACTACCGCGAAGTCTCGCTCTGGTTCGACACACTGCCCGAAGGCGCGGTCCAGCCGCGCGCGCCGCTCGAGGGCGACGCGGACTTCGACGTGGCGATCGTGGGCGCGGGCTACTCGGGGCTGTGGACCGCGTACTACCTGAAGCGCCTGCGCCCCGAGCTGCGCATCGGGATCGTCGAGTCCGAGGTCGCCGGATACGGCGCCTCGGGTCGCAACGGCGGCTGGTGCGTCGGTCTCCTGGCCGGGGTCGAGGGCCTGATGCACCGGCCGGAGCGTCGCGCCGACGGGCTCGCGCTGCAGCGCGAGATGTACGCCACGGTCGACGAGGTCGGCCGCGTGGCGGCGGCGGAAGGCATCGACTGCCACTTTCGCAAGGGCGGCTCGGCGCGAGTCGCAGTGACCCGGGCCGAAGAGCGCGACCTGCGCAAGCTCAGCGACTCACTCGCGGACTGGTTCGGGAGCGAGAACTTCCGCTGGCTCGAGCCGGACGAGGCCGCGACTCACGTGCGGCTCGCCGGGGGCCGCGGCGGCATGTACACGCCGCACTGCGCGGCGCTCCACCCCGCCCGGCTGGCGCGCGGTCTCGCCGAGTGTGTCGAGCGCCTGGGCGTGCGCATCTTCGAGGGGTCTCCGGTGCTCCGGCTCGAGCCCGGCTTCGCGCAGACCGCGCGCGGCACCGTGCGCGCGCCGCTCGTGGTGCGCGCCACCGAGGGCTACACCCCCGAGCTGCCCGGTCACCACCGCGCGCTCCTGCCGATGCATTCGTGGATGCTCGCGACCGAGCCGCTGCCCGACTCGGTGTGGAAGGAGATCGGGCTGCCGAACGCCGAAACCTTCGGCGACGGCCGGCGCGTGACGACCTACGGCCAGCGCACGGCCGACGGCCGGCTCGCGTTCGGCGGCTGCGGGACCTACCGCTACGGCTCGCGCATCCTGCGCGACTTCCCGGTGACTCACGAGAACTTCGCCGAGCTCGAGCGCATCGTGCGCGCGCTCCTGCCTCCGCTCGGCGACGCGCGCATCACGCATCGTTGGGCGGGAACGCTGGGCGTCCCGCGCAACCTGCAGACGCGCGTGGGGCTCGACCGCGCGCGCGGGCTGGGCTGGATCGGCGGCTACTTCGGCGAGGGCGTCGCAGCCTCGAACCTGGCCGGCCACACGCTCGCCGAGCTGATCGCGGGTGCAGACACCGAACGCACGAAGCTCGCGCTGGTCGGCGCGCCCTCGCGCGCGTGGGAGCCGGAGCCGCTGCGCTGGCTCGCGGTGCGCGGCGCGCTGGGCGCGGCAGCGGCCGCCGACCGCGCCTCCTCGGCCGGGCACGCCGCCCGCTTCGCGGACCGCTGGCTCGCCAAGCTCGCAGTCCGCTAG
- a CDS encoding phytanoyl-CoA dioxygenase family protein, with translation MKLSHAQKAAFREQGYFKLGRVWSDSELAEIGAAYDAALASPMRIGELGKSKFEYGPLLQLRDPVLRRYASSRALVEPLVDLLGPDVRLYWDQAVSKPPGTGSETPWHQDNGYGEVVPAEYVTTTLALDAMTLENGCLWIQPGSHHAGPRPHRDTGGFFQIGYDGDERGEPLVLGAGEVGVFSSLTMHRAGANPSSGPRRSWVIQFIPAHARKGEGGPLFDDRLWVARDGRVVDEPWSERPFDLSGM, from the coding sequence TTGAAGCTCAGCCACGCGCAGAAGGCGGCATTCCGCGAGCAGGGCTACTTCAAGCTCGGCCGCGTGTGGAGCGACAGCGAGCTGGCGGAGATCGGCGCCGCCTACGACGCGGCGCTCGCGAGCCCCATGCGCATCGGGGAGCTCGGCAAGTCGAAGTTCGAGTACGGCCCGCTGCTCCAGCTGCGCGATCCCGTGCTGCGCCGCTACGCGAGCTCGCGCGCACTGGTCGAGCCGCTAGTCGACCTGCTCGGCCCCGACGTGCGGCTGTACTGGGACCAGGCGGTGTCGAAGCCGCCGGGCACCGGCTCGGAGACACCCTGGCACCAGGACAACGGCTACGGCGAGGTCGTGCCCGCCGAGTATGTCACCACGACGCTCGCGCTCGACGCGATGACGCTCGAGAACGGCTGTCTCTGGATCCAGCCCGGCAGTCACCACGCCGGACCCCGGCCGCATCGCGACACGGGCGGCTTCTTCCAGATCGGCTACGACGGCGACGAGCGGGGCGAGCCCCTGGTGCTGGGCGCGGGCGAGGTCGGTGTGTTCTCGTCACTCACCATGCACCGCGCGGGCGCGAACCCGAGCAGCGGCCCGCGCCGCTCGTGGGTGATCCAGTTCATTCCCGCGCATGCGCGCAAAGGCGAGGGCGGCCCGCTCTTCGACGACCGGCTCTGGGTCGCGCGCGACGGGCGCGTGGTCGACGAGCCGTGGTCGGAGCGGCCGTTCGATCTCTCCGGTATGTGA